A single window of Aquificaceae bacterium DNA harbors:
- a CDS encoding sigma-70 family RNA polymerase sigma factor: protein IIAFVCEFVIFRRLVAKTLDYREKLVLQLLYYEELPLKEVAGLLGVSMARVSQIKANAIEKLKRFLASVE from the coding sequence ATATTATAGCTTTTGTTTGTGAGTTCGTAATTTTTCGGAGACTAGTCGCAAAGACTCTTGACTACAGAGAAAAGTTGGTTTTACAGCTTCTCTATTACGAGGAGCTACCACTAAAAGAGGTGGCAGGGCTTTTAGGCGTGTCTATGGCAAGGGTTTCTCAAATAAAGGCTAATGCCATAGAAAAGCTCAAGAGGTTTTTAGCTTCTGTTGAATGA